The genomic window CTTACGTTGCTTTTCATATGATTTCCCGTATACATGTACATCTCCCGTAGCTTTTGGCACTAATCCTAAAATAGATTTTATTAAAGTAGATTTACCTGCTCCATTCGGACCAATAATACCTAACAACTTTCCTTCCGGTACAGAAAAACTTACTTCTTGTAATACTGGCTTTTTATTATAAGCAACCGTTACATTATCCACTAAAAGTGGTGATACACCAGTCATCCGCTTACCCCCGCTTTCCTAGTTTCTATATATAGATTGAAAGAGGCACTGGATAAGTGCCTCTATATATTATTTTAATGAGTCAACAATCGTGTCGATGTTATGCTTATACATGCCGTAGTAGGTTCCTTCCACTGTACCAGCTTCACCCATTGCATCAGAGAATAACTCTCCACCAATTACGACAGTATGACCCTTTTGTTTGGCTCCTTCCACTACAGCCTCAATAGAATTTTCTGAAATGCTACTTTCAATGAAGACTGCCTTTATGTTCTTATCAACGAGTAGGTTCACCAAATTTTGAACATCTCTTAAGCCGTATTCGGCATCTGTACTTAAACCTTGTAGTCCTACTACGTCAAAGTCATACGCTCTACCAAAATAACCGAAAGCGTCATGTGCTGTTACTAAAATACGACTTTCCTCTGGTATTTCTGCCACTCTATCTAACGAATATGTTTTTAAATCTTTTAACTTTTCTATATAAGCTGTTGCATTCGCTTTGTAGCTATCTGCATTAGCACTATCTAACTCACTAAGAGCATCACGTACTTCCTCGATTGCATATATCCATAGATCTATATCAAACCATACGTGTGGGTCATGGGCTTTTTCATTCGATTCTACCGCTATCAATTTATCAACTGGCACTGCCTCTGCTACAGCAACTGTTGGTTTATCTTCCCGCATCTTCTCGAAAATTTCACCCATTTTGCCCTCTAAATGTAAACCGTTATAAAAAATAATATCTGCTTTATCAAGCTTTGAAATATCGCCTTGTGACGCTTGATATAAATGAGGATCTACACCAGGGCCCATCAAAGAATTTACTTTCACATGTTCTCCACCAACATTTGCAACAACATCCGCTATTTGTCCTATAGTTACTGTAACTTCAAGTACATTACCTTCTGATGAATCTAAATTAGTTGCTTGATTTCCACAAGCTGTGGACACTACCAGGAATCCAACTAAGATTATTGACAAAAACCACTTTTTGAACATTTCCCTCTCTCCTCTTTTTGTTTTTTAGGAAACATACTGTTGAAGAAACTGCAATGTTACTATATTCAAAATTTCATAGTTTGTTACAACTTTATTTACATCCACCATTATTCTTTTGTATAGTTAAAAATGTTTCCCTTATGCAAAACTTAAACTAAAGACAGCCAATTTGTCAAGAATAATTATCAATTAGTTATTGCTCCCACTCAAAAGTTCAACTAATTACAGAGGCACTAATTTTTTTATCATGACATACTGTAGAAACTATTCAGACCACGAAATGTTTTCTTCTCAATCTCTTCATTATGAGATTTATATATAGTGGTAGGTGGTTAGTTGCTACAATTTTTATTTCTTTATTAGCAGTAAACAAAAAAAAAGCAAGCTTCCCATTAGAAAGCTTGCTTTTAGATAAAAGATTATTCAGTTACAACTTCACCCGTCCACTGATTCATACCGCCTAGCATATTAAATATGGATGTAAAGCCATTATCAACAAGAATTTTACTTGCCTGTGCTGATCTGTTGCCACTTCTACAAACAATCACATATTCTGTACCTTTATTTAATTCACCTAAGCGATTCTCCAACTCGTGAAGTGGCATGAGAAGAGCGTTAGGAATATGTCCTGCAGCATATTCTTCTTCTGTTCTTACATCAATAACAGTAACATTATTGGCAATCATTTCTTGAGCCTTTTCTACAGAAACATCCTCGTATGTGGATTGTGTTGAACAAGCAGACAAAAGTAATAATACACTTATAAATGCAATAATATGTTTCATTGATATCCCCCTAAAATACTACATAAGGTATTTTATCTTAATTTATATCAATAATCAACTTCAATAATTCATGACGCATAAGTTTGTTTGATGCATTTCGTGGTAACTGTTTAACACAAAAGATACGATTGGGCATTTTGTATTTTGCTAGCTGCTGCTGTAAATTAGTCCTTATGTCGTATTCATTGAAAGTACACCCTGGCTTCATGACAACAAAAGCATATGGTACTTTCCCCCACTCTGTATCATTCATACCTGTTACACCAGCCTCAGCCACACCTGCAATAGATAACAATGCAGCTTCAATTTCAGCTGGATATATATTTTCTCCTCCAGAAATAATCAAATCTGATCGTCTATCCACCACATATAAAAAACCATCTTCATCTTTATAACCTAAATCCCCCGTATACAACCATTCATCGATGAATGCACGCAGTGTCGCATCGTCACGCTGCCAATATCCACACGTTACGTTTGGCCCCTTTACTACAATTTCACCAATATTATGT from Bacillus sp. HMF5848 includes these protein-coding regions:
- a CDS encoding metal ABC transporter solute-binding protein, Zn/Mn family, whose amino-acid sequence is MFKKWFLSIILVGFLVVSTACGNQATNLDSSEGNVLEVTVTIGQIADVVANVGGEHVKVNSLMGPGVDPHLYQASQGDISKLDKADIIFYNGLHLEGKMGEIFEKMREDKPTVAVAEAVPVDKLIAVESNEKAHDPHVWFDIDLWIYAIEEVRDALSELDSANADSYKANATAYIEKLKDLKTYSLDRVAEIPEESRILVTAHDAFGYFGRAYDFDVVGLQGLSTDAEYGLRDVQNLVNLLVDKNIKAVFIESSISENSIEAVVEGAKQKGHTVVIGGELFSDAMGEAGTVEGTYYGMYKHNIDTIVDSLK
- a CDS encoding rhodanese-like domain-containing protein; the encoded protein is MKHIIAFISVLLLLSACSTQSTYEDVSVEKAQEMIANNVTVIDVRTEEEYAAGHIPNALLMPLHELENRLGELNKGTEYVIVCRSGNRSAQASKILVDNGFTSIFNMLGGMNQWTGEVVTE